The DNA segment CAACAGGCATATTGAGAAAATAAGAATTCATAGAGTAGTTGCTCATGTTAACCTCACAATCATTCAGTTGGGACTTTAATGAAGGCTTGACCAGGGTCAATCTCTTCACGGATGAGACGGATGACATCTTCTTCAGGTGCTTCCAGTTCTACAGCACGGGATACATCAATATCAAAGCCGGTGTTTTCAAGGACGTCTTCAGGGCTGGAAGAAGGATAGTAACCTGCCAGATACATTCTCTTTGTATCGTCGTCAAACTTCAAAATACCTTTGTCTGTAACAACCATTTTAGGACCTACATTGCCAGGGATACCTGCGCGTTCACGTCCGCCGGGGCCGTCCATCCAGCCGGGAGAAGTGACATAGTCAACTTTTTCAATAAAACGACGTTTTTCGTGTTGCATCATGATAACTGTATTGACATAGGTTGCAATCCCGTTGGCACCGCCTGAACCGGTAAAGCGTGTGGTTGGGTGATTGTAATCGCCGATAACGGTAGAGTTCACGTTACCGAACGGATCGATTTGAGCGCCGCCGATAAATGCGATCATGCGTTGACGATCGAAAAGCCATTCATTATATTCAAAGCCTACAAAGCGAACATTAGTCCATTGTACAGCACATTGTGCACCGAGACGGTTGTCGCCGACAGAACGTGGTACTTCGATCGGAGAGCAGTCCATCAGACCGGATTCCACAATAAGATTACAGTTCGGAGCGTATTTTTGTTTTGCTACAGCTGCACCAATTAAAGGAAGACCGGTACCGACGATGACAATTTGACCATCTTCGATCTGTCTTGCAATGGTGACAGCTTGCATTTCTTTGTTGGTATAGTTATCGTAACGTGCCATTATTTTGCCTCCTTATCATCTTTCTTAAGGACATCTGTGGCATAGCCGTAGCCGGGAACAACTTTGAGATTCAACAGACGGCTTGCACCGAGCTTGTTTAAGTAGGCGTTATGATCTTCCATATCATAAACCCACTCGGTCATAAAGCCTTTGAAGTCGTCGTCGCCTTTAGATACTACGTTGTAGTATTTGAAAAAGTCCGGATCGTAATCATAGAAGTCGTAGCATTGTGCAGGGTGCGCGCCGAACGGTGCGTGTACAATGGCGTCAACACAGAATCCCGGAATAGAATTTTTGGTCGGTTCTCTGCGAATATATTCATTACTTACGATTTCTTCTACAGTGACAATAGTATGTTTTGCAGCAATGGCAATGTCGATGTCGTGGAATTCAGGTCCGACAATACGCACGGTGCCGTCCGGAGATGCCATTTGCGCATGGATGACCGCAGTATCAATCTTTGGTACCGGTGCGACCAGAACTTTTTCACCCGGAGCAAACGGATTTTCTACTACTTCATATTTCTTATTAGGAAGTTTGTCATGTTTTGCACGTTCTTCTTCGGAAATACCCCATTTTTCAGCGACGTCGCTGCCCAGCATCAACTTGACAGGCAAATATGACAACCCGAGGGACGCTGCGTGCAGACGCATCATCTCAACGTCTTGGGAATAATCTTCAAAAAGGATGTCGCCGTGTTCGATGGCTTTTCTGAAGCGACGGGATACGTTAGTATAACCGGAGTTTGCAGTATAGCAGTTGATGTAAGCAGTAACGCGGCCTTCACCGATCATCATGTCCCAGTCGCCACCGGCAGGACCGGCTTCAACAATGAAATCCTTTTGACCTTGACGCAGGATCTCATATACAGCAGCATACGGTTTTCTATTGGTTGTGAAACCACCGAAGCTGATGACATCGCCATCGTGGACAAATTTGCTGATGGCGTCTTTCATGTTCATTATTTTACTCATGTGTTTCCTCCTTTTTTACACATAACATGAGGACCTCATCGGCCCTCATGCGTTTTAACCAAATACTAATAAGAATAATCCCGCTGCAACTGCAGAGCCTATAACCCCTGCAACGTTAGGACCCATTGCATGCATGAGTAAGAAGTTGGTAGGATTATATTTTCTACCTTCAACTTGTGATACTCGTGCAGCCATTGGTACTGCAGATACCCCTGCAGAACCGATAAGCGGATTGATCTTGCCGCCGGTGACGTAGTAGAGAACCTTACCAAGAAGAACCCCACCCATTGTCGCACAGGCAAATGCTGTAAGACCAAGTGCAATGATTTGAATGGTTTGAATATTTAAGAATGAATCGCCATTGGCTGTTGCGCCGACGGTGACACCCAGCATAATGGTAACAATGTTCATCAATGCATTTTGAGCGGTATCGGAAAGACGTGCCGTGACGCCAGATTCTTTAAAGAGGTTACCCAACATCAACAGACCTAAGAGCGGTGCTACTGACGGGAGTAACAGTGCCGTGAAGAGGACGACGACAACAGGGAAGACGACCTTTTCGGCTTTGGATACTTTGCGAAGTGCCACCATTTTAGTTTCACGTTCTTTTTTGGTGGTAAGCGCCTTCATAATTGGCGGCTGAATAATAGGAATCAACGCCATGTAGGAATAAGCCGCAACGGCAATCGGCGCCAAAAGATGCGGTGCCAATTGGGAGGTGGTAAAGATTGCCGTTGGACCGTCAGCACCGCCGATGATCCCAATGGATGCTGCTTCTTGCGGAGTAAATCCAAGGGCGATAGCGATGGTAAAGGCAATGTAAATACCGAACTGAGCCGCTGCGCCGAGCAGCAGAGAAATAGGATTTGCGATCAGTGGCGAGAAGTCCGTCATGGCTCCAACGCCCATAAAGATCAGGCAAGGGAAGAGGTTGGACTTAACGCCGCCGTAGATGATTCTAAGAACCCCGGAATTGTACCACACATCCGCTTCATCCATCAGTCCTGCCAACGGTAAGTTGGCAAGCATCATGCCGAAAGCGATAGGAAGCAAGAGGAGCGGTTCAAACTCCTTTTTAATCGCAAGATATAAAAGGATAAAGGATATTAGAAACATTACACCGTTTTGCCAAGTCAAGCCTGCAAAGCCGGACTCGCTCAAGATGCCTGAAACTATCGAAAAGAAATTCAATGTGTTATCTCCTGTTTTTTTAGATTAAGCTGCAGGCCGCTTTACTTAATTTCAGCTAAAACTTGGTCGGTATCAACAGTGTCCCCTTGTTTTACATTCAGGCTTACCGTACCGTCTGCAGGTGCTACGATTTCATTTTCCATCTTCATCGCTTCAAGAATGAGGATGACATCTCCGGCAGATACAGTGTCGCCATCTTTAACGTTGACGCGAAGAATAGTGCCGGGCATTGGAGATTCTACAGCTTCACCGTTACCGCTTGGTGCTTTGGCAGGTGCCGGAGCTGGTTGTGGCGCTGCTTGAGGTGCTGGAGCCGGTTGTGGCGTTGGTGCAGGTTGTGGTGCCACATATTGAGGAGCTGGTTGCGGTGCAACATATTGAGGTGCTGCCGGTGCTTGAGGCGCACCAAAATCTGCCATAGACATTGGGCGAGATGATCCGCCGGCACGTTCTACTTCTACTTCATATACTCTTCCGTCTACTTTTACTTGATATTTCATTTTAATAAGCCTCCTTAAAATTTTTCTGTAATGGATACAATTTGAAATGCATCTAAAGGTTGTCTAAATTCTCTTGATACAGCGCCGATAAGTGCCGCCAAAACCTCAGGGTCCATGGACTCCTCTTCGGCTATCGCTGCAAAAATCGCCGCACGAATACGTGCCTCTTCCTCCGCATCATTCGCTTTGGTTTCGGCTTTGGTGTCTTTTACCGGGCGCTGTTCATTTTTTTTTTGCGACCCGCCGCTAGAAATGCTAGCTACAATCGTTGAGATCAGTTTAACAAATAAAGCAATTGATATCAGTGCTAAGAAGACTATGGACAAGCCTGTAAATGAAAATATCACCGCTTGGCCGATAGACATACCACCTTCCCACATACTTACACCTCCTAATTCCATTATATGGAACATGTCCCATCTTTGTTTCATTATAACAAATAACATGCCCTTATACAACCAAGGAAAGTGTTTAAATTGGGTTTTCTAAAAACCTTATCCCGATAGTCTTTTTATATAAACCACTCACTTTGATCGGCAATTTTTCTCGGCGACCAAAGTTGATTGTATTGAGAAAATTCCCATTCTTCGGTATGATAACTTCTATAAGAAGCAATTCCTGCTATAAAGAAAGGATGATATTTTGAAAAAACTACTGGTAAGCGCACTCCTGGTTTTGGCTTTGGGATCTCGTGTCCACGCCGCCGACGTACAGGTTTCAAAACAGGCGGTTCACCTTGACGGCAGCCCTGTACGAATCAGCGGCTACAATATTGACGGTGAAAACTATTTCAAACTTCGTGACGTGGCGGCGGTCCTAAAAGACACGTCCGTGCACTTTAATGTGACCTTTGACAGCAACGCCAACCTGATTTTTATTGACACAGAAACAAGCTATACCCCAAGTGGACAAGATGCTTCCGATTCGCTTCATGATCCGGACTCTATCGTACCGTCCTCCCAGCTTGCTGTGGTTAACGGAGAAAAAACCAAGTACACCGGCTATCTCATCGACGGCAACAACTTCTTCCGTTTGAGAGACTTAGGCCGTACTTTAGGTTTCTGGGTAAGCTATGACGAGGCGAGTGATACCGTCCTGTTAAAAGATGAAGCGCTACCTAAAAAACCTATCATCACCAAAACCGATGTCACGATTATCAATCTCGAATCTGCCTTACACCAAAACACCAAAACATTTTCCATAGGCGATGGGACAACCTTCGACTTCTATGATTTTATTCAGGACAGTTCCATCATCGGCGTCTTAAATGACGGCAATCAACTGGTTGTTGATGCCTATTTGAAAGACGGAGCAATGATCGTCTCACCGCTTCACATTAAATATCGAGGCAACCTGTCTGTCACACCCAAACTTAAAGTATCTCAGTCCGGCAACGATACGGTGATGACTTTCCCGTCAACTGCATTAGATGATGCAACTTTGGGTATAGATAGTACCCAACCTTTCACGCTCACCTTAGGTGTAATGGAAGGGGATACGTTTAAAGCACTTAGCGTTATCGACGTGACGGCGCCTAATACGGAAGCAGCGCGTTAAATGCGATAACGACAAATAAGGAGGATTTATGAAAGTAACTAAAGATACCATTATCGGCGATCTCTTGAGAGAACGCCCTCAGGCAGTAGGCACGTTGATGAGCTATGGCATGGGTTGTGTGATGTGTCCGGCATCTCAAATGGAATCCATTCAGGAAGCAGCTATGGTTCATGGCTTGGATGCCGACGGTTTAATCGAAGCCTTAAACCAACAGGATGCGGAAACTAACTAAATAACCTGTCACATGAAAAGAGGACAGCTTTATAAGCTGTCCTCTTTTTGTATGTCACTACCGGCGTTTGAGCTCATCACTGTGGGTAAAAGTTTACGATACTGCCGTCTCACCGGTTTATGCAACATGACGGTGCAGGCTTTCGCCGGACACAGATTCACACAGCGAAAACACAACGTGCAGCGGTGGTGTGATGTGACACCCTCTGCTTCCATGCTTAGATTCTTCGCCGGACAGTGCTTGACACAAAGGCCGCAGCGAATACAATCCTCGCTCACCAAAAAAGCGTCGACGTGTTTAGCGTCATACTGCGCGTCCGGTATCGGCCGCTGTACCCGTCCCAAAGCCGATCCAAGCACACCCCAACCTTTTAGAAACTTCTGTCCCTTTTGGATCCGATCTGCAATCGTCTTGAGTTTACGCGCAGCAAGACGCAGCTTGCGGTGATACTCGCTATCTTTGATCGTCACCATAGGTATATTCGGGATATTGTTCGGCATATTGATATGATCGGCATAACGCACATCCACGTTACAGTCCGCCACCAAGTGATAAAAAGCTTTAGCTCCGTCTCCAGAGTACATCATTTGAGTACAGAGGATGATGAGTTTTTTATTTCGAAAGCCATTGCGATGAGCTGTGACAAAATCGCGCATTATCTTCGGTACGCGGGAGGCATAGACGGGATAGCTCACAAGAATGGTATCGGTTTGTACCATCAGCGCATCAAAATCCATCGCCGCTTCAATGCTGTACGCCACACCCCCGAGGTGATCTGCCATGGTCTCTGCTACAAATTTGGAATTGCCCGTTCCGGAAAAATAAAGTGCTATCATAAGATCCTTTCTCTGTTATCGGTGTTTACCTTGTAAAAAAGGAGAAGCCCCGAAAGACTTCTCCTTTTCCTAATGTGTCTTTTAAAGTGTTTTATTTTGCTTCAGGTGAGTGAAGGGACTTTAAAAGTGGGTTATCAGACAAAATGAAAGATGGCTCTTCTTCAGGTGTTGCGTCAGCTTTCACTTCAGGTTGAGCTGCTTCTGCAGGAGCTTCCACTGTAGCGTCAGCCTTTGGAGCTTCAGGTGTTGCGTCAGTGACCTCAGCTTTTGGAGCTTCAGGAGCTGCTTCAGGTTGAGCTGCATCTACAGGTGCTTCAGCTGCCGGCTCAACAGCCTTATCGCCTGTTGCCACCGTGATGAGGAAAAATCCCGGTGTTGTGTTGTCGAACGCGACATCGTAACCGAGGTTTTCAGCTACAAAACGAAGTGGAACTAACGTACGACCGTTGGAAATTTCAGCAGCAACATCCAGGCTAACAGCCTTGCCGTCTACCATAGCTTCCGTTGAACCGATAGTGAGCACAACTTCTTTACCGTCTTTAACAGCGGTAACTTTTTGAGCGGCTTCGTCCCAAGTTACTTCTGCACCGAGAGCTTCCAGCATACCGCGGAACGGTACTAAAGTACGGTTGTCTTTCAACACAGGTTGTTGATCTGCAAAGACAACCGGTTCTTCGTTAACCATAACACTGAATACCGGTTCTGCAGGATCCATTGCCGGCATAAGCAGACCGAGAAGTTCATTCATAGTCATAGCTTTTACACTGGTAGGCAGTTCAACTTTAGCTGTCTCATCTTTCGTCATAACGTAATTTTGAGTAAGATCCATAGCAAACTCATTATCAAATTTCACTGTAAAAGTGCCCTCTTGAGTGTACTTGTCATCTTCAAAAGTAGTGACAAATTTTACTTTAGAGCCTGTGAAGCTGGCTTTCACTTCTTCAACATTCTTTTTCACATCATCGATATTCATACCGTCAAAGGCAGTGGCAAGATTCAACTCTTTCATAGCTTCAGCAGGTACAATTTTACCAAGCACTTTTTCAATCTCAGGTACTACAGTTGGCCAGTTTTTAGCCACGGTGCCAAGAGAGTTCAATCCTTCGTCGATAAGTTGATCGGAAGTCGCTTCAAAGGTGAAGGTATTGCCATCCACTACCATATCCAACTTGGTTTCATAACCTTTAAGTGCCTTGTCGATAATGGCAAGAAGGTCTGCTTCAAATTCTGAAGAATTCAGGTAGTTAACCACATCGGCATCCACGCCGGCGGCACTGTCGTCGGTCTTAATGAGAATGTAGTCTTCTTCAATATCTTTAAGACCGTTCATACCTAAATTTTCAAAGAGGTCAAAATAGCTCTTTGCAATATAAATATCGGCGCCGTCTACAAACATATGCATATCAAACTTGTCAGGAATCATAGCAAGTTCTTCATCGGTAGCCGCCTCGCTCTTAGCAAGGGCTTTGAGACCGGTAAAGTCCACAACAACATTCATATCTACTTTGTCTTGACCTTCACTCACACCTTTGATTGTGTAAGGGATGGTCATATCGATGGTTTCGCCATTGTCATCTTTAACAGAGACTTTTGCTTCCATGGTGCCTTCTACTTTAGTACCGGCCCATTTAGCAACATCTTGTGTCTTTGCAGTGTACGCAGCCATGTTGGTACTACACCCAACTAAGGTGAACACACACATCATCATCACAAGAAGTGCTGTTAATTTCTTTTTCATAAGTATCCTCCTTTAGAAATCTTGTAAACATCTCGCTTTCGCAAAATATATACAATTGCATTATATCACAATCTCAATGCTCTTAAACCCCGATTAAAATTTTTAATATATCTGTAATATTCGAGTCTCCCATAGTTTTCCCGGCCGTGGCGAACAGCAGCTTTGAGATAAGATAATGCTCAGACCTCTACAGACACCGATGAACATTGCCGCGTTGTTGCATGATCCCGCCTGAGATCAGTTACCCATCTTAGGGCATATCACGCAGATAGCATAAAACAAGCTCGGCACGTGCCGAGCTTGTCATGTTGAGACTATGTGATTGTAGCATCGCATAATAGTTGCCTGACGCTGTCAGTACGCCTGCTACGTAAAACCTCAGTTTTCAAATCGTGGCGTCATTGCAAAGCCGATATGCGATGAGTTGCTGTGATGTCATTGGAATCACCTCTTAATTTACTGTGTTACCATGATACCCCAAAATTGTAAATTTAAACAGTGGGAAACTTTTCTTTATGGTACAATGAAATTCGGAGGTTTTATGCAATTCTGTTCTCTATCCAGCGGTTCCTCCGGGAACTGCCAATTCATTGAATATAAAGATACCAAGATTCTTATCGATGCCGGTCACTCGGGCAAGAAGATCACAGCCTTGCTTCAGGAGATCGGTCAGGACATTCGCGATATTGACGCCATTTTTGTCTCCCATGAGCACGTTGACCATGCGAAAGGCGTCGGTGTACTCGCCAAAAAATACGGGTTGAAAGTCTTTGCCACGATGGAAACAATTATGAGTATGGAGCCTATCACCAAACCGATTGCACACCACCAGGTTTATGCTTTTGAAAATGGTAAAGGGTTTGACTTTAAAGATCTTCACATTCTGCCCATGCGCTCTTTTCACGATTGCACCAACGGCTCCATGTTTGTCATTGACGGTGATGTCAAAGTGAGCGTGGCCACCGACACCGGTCACCTTAGCACCGAGCACCTGCAGCACATGGCGGGATCCAAACTCTACTATCTGGAAGCCAATCATGATCTGGATATGTTGATGCAGGGGTCTTATCCTTGGTCTCTAAAAACCCGCATTGCTTCAACCCACGGTCACTTATCCAACGATAGCGCTGCCAAGGTGCTTGAACAACTCCTTACTCGTCAAGGTGAGATCGTCATGTTGTCCCACTTGTCTAAAGATAACAACACCGACACCTTGGCCATAGATACTGTTCGCAACCATCTGTTACGCGCATCTCTTCACGACGGGGTGGACTACACTGTGGAAGTCTCCCCGAGAGACAGCGTAAAATTCCACCACCTGGGGAGGTAAAGGATGAATATTTTAGTCACCAACGACGACGGTTACTTCGCGCCGGGACTTAAAGCCTTGGCCAAAGCACTCCATGACGCCGGCCACAATGTCACCGTGATGGCGCCTCATCAAGAAAATTCAGGCATGAGCCACTCCATTACATTTCTTGAAGCACTCAAAGTCAGTCCCGTGACCATTGAAGGGTTGGACGTCATGGCCTATTCCGTTTCCGGCACGCCGGCAGACTGTGTCCGCGCCGCAGTCAATATTTTAAACCGCAAATTCGACTTTTGTTTTTCCGGTTGCAACAACGGCTACAACGCCGGCATGGACGTGCTCTACTCCGGCACGGTGTCCGCCGCTGTAGAAGCCAATCTTTTCAACATCAACGCCATTGCCGTGTCCACCGAATTCAAGAAAACCCATATGCACTACGACACCTCGGCCCGTGTGGCCCTGGAAGTCTTTGACAAAATCAAGGACACGTTGGAGCCGGTACAGGTGGTAAATATCAATGTCCCTTCCATGGAATATGAAAAGCTCTCCGGCATCCGTGCGGCGAAACTAGGCGGTGTAATTCAAGATCACTTTGATGCCGAACCTCAAGGTGACGGCTTCAACATTCACCTGATGCGGCGAGACACGCAGACCTATGAAAAAGGCACGGATCGCTATCTGCTCCAATCCGGCTATGCCACCGTAAC comes from the Peptoniphilus equinus genome and includes:
- a CDS encoding OadG family protein is translated as MELGGVSMWEGGMSIGQAVIFSFTGLSIVFLALISIALFVKLISTIVASISSGGSQKKNEQRPVKDTKAETKANDAEEEARIRAAIFAAIAEEESMDPEVLAALIGAVSREFRQPLDAFQIVSITEKF
- a CDS encoding copper amine oxidase N-terminal domain-containing protein, with amino-acid sequence MKKKLTALLVMMMCVFTLVGCSTNMAAYTAKTQDVAKWAGTKVEGTMEAKVSVKDDNGETIDMTIPYTIKGVSEGQDKVDMNVVVDFTGLKALAKSEAATDEELAMIPDKFDMHMFVDGADIYIAKSYFDLFENLGMNGLKDIEEDYILIKTDDSAAGVDADVVNYLNSSEFEADLLAIIDKALKGYETKLDMVVDGNTFTFEATSDQLIDEGLNSLGTVAKNWPTVVPEIEKVLGKIVPAEAMKELNLATAFDGMNIDDVKKNVEEVKASFTGSKVKFVTTFEDDKYTQEGTFTVKFDNEFAMDLTQNYVMTKDETAKVELPTSVKAMTMNELLGLLMPAMDPAEPVFSVMVNEEPVVFADQQPVLKDNRTLVPFRGMLEALGAEVTWDEAAQKVTAVKDGKEVVLTIGSTEAMVDGKAVSLDVAAEISNGRTLVPLRFVAENLGYDVAFDNTTPGFFLITVATGDKAVEPAAEAPVDAAQPEAAPEAPKAEVTDATPEAPKADATVEAPAEAAQPEVKADATPEEEPSFILSDNPLLKSLHSPEAK
- a CDS encoding DUF1858 domain-containing protein; this translates as MKVTKDTIIGDLLRERPQAVGTLMSYGMGCVMCPASQMESIQEAAMVHGLDADGLIEALNQQDAETN
- the gctB gene encoding glutaconate CoA-transferase subunit B; this translates as MARYDNYTNKEMQAVTIARQIEDGQIVIVGTGLPLIGAAVAKQKYAPNCNLIVESGLMDCSPIEVPRSVGDNRLGAQCAVQWTNVRFVGFEYNEWLFDRQRMIAFIGGAQIDPFGNVNSTVIGDYNHPTTRFTGSGGANGIATYVNTVIMMQHEKRRFIEKVDYVTSPGWMDGPGGRERAGIPGNVGPKMVVTDKGILKFDDDTKRMYLAGYYPSSSPEDVLENTGFDIDVSRAVELEAPEEDVIRLIREEIDPGQAFIKVPTE
- a CDS encoding MBL fold metallo-hydrolase; its protein translation is MQFCSLSSGSSGNCQFIEYKDTKILIDAGHSGKKITALLQEIGQDIRDIDAIFVSHEHVDHAKGVGVLAKKYGLKVFATMETIMSMEPITKPIAHHQVYAFENGKGFDFKDLHILPMRSFHDCTNGSMFVIDGDVKVSVATDTGHLSTEHLQHMAGSKLYYLEANHDLDMLMQGSYPWSLKTRIASTHGHLSNDSAAKVLEQLLTRQGEIVMLSHLSKDNNTDTLAIDTVRNHLLRASLHDGVDYTVEVSPRDSVKFHHLGR
- a CDS encoding sodium ion-translocating decarboxylase subunit beta, coding for MFLISFILLYLAIKKEFEPLLLLPIAFGMMLANLPLAGLMDEADVWYNSGVLRIIYGGVKSNLFPCLIFMGVGAMTDFSPLIANPISLLLGAAAQFGIYIAFTIAIALGFTPQEAASIGIIGGADGPTAIFTTSQLAPHLLAPIAVAAYSYMALIPIIQPPIMKALTTKKERETKMVALRKVSKAEKVVFPVVVVLFTALLLPSVAPLLGLLMLGNLFKESGVTARLSDTAQNALMNIVTIMLGVTVGATANGDSFLNIQTIQIIALGLTAFACATMGGVLLGKVLYYVTGGKINPLIGSAGVSAVPMAARVSQVEGRKYNPTNFLLMHAMGPNVAGVIGSAVAAGLFLLVFG
- the surE gene encoding 5'/3'-nucleotidase SurE, whose amino-acid sequence is MNILVTNDDGYFAPGLKALAKALHDAGHNVTVMAPHQENSGMSHSITFLEALKVSPVTIEGLDVMAYSVSGTPADCVRAAVNILNRKFDFCFSGCNNGYNAGMDVLYSGTVSAAVEANLFNINAIAVSTEFKKTHMHYDTSARVALEVFDKIKDTLEPVQVVNINVPSMEYEKLSGIRAAKLGGVIQDHFDAEPQGDGFNIHLMRRDTQTYEKGTDRYLLQSGYATVTPLVYDFNNPALLHRLRDNL
- a CDS encoding biotin/lipoyl-containing protein, encoding MKYQVKVDGRVYEVEVERAGGSSRPMSMADFGAPQAPAAPQYVAPQPAPQYVAPQPAPTPQPAPAPQAAPQPAPAPAKAPSGNGEAVESPMPGTILRVNVKDGDTVSAGDVILILEAMKMENEIVAPADGTVSLNVKQGDTVDTDQVLAEIK
- a CDS encoding EFR1 family ferrodoxin (N-terminal region resembles flavodoxins. C-terminal ferrodoxin region binds two 4Fe-4S clusters.), which gives rise to MIALYFSGTGNSKFVAETMADHLGGVAYSIEAAMDFDALMVQTDTILVSYPVYASRVPKIMRDFVTAHRNGFRNKKLIILCTQMMYSGDGAKAFYHLVADCNVDVRYADHINMPNNIPNIPMVTIKDSEYHRKLRLAARKLKTIADRIQKGQKFLKGWGVLGSALGRVQRPIPDAQYDAKHVDAFLVSEDCIRCGLCVKHCPAKNLSMEAEGVTSHHRCTLCFRCVNLCPAKACTVMLHKPVRRQYRKLLPTVMSSNAGSDIQKEDSL
- the gctA gene encoding glutaconate CoA-transferase subunit A, whose amino-acid sequence is MSKIMNMKDAISKFVHDGDVISFGGFTTNRKPYAAVYEILRQGQKDFIVEAGPAGGDWDMMIGEGRVTAYINCYTANSGYTNVSRRFRKAIEHGDILFEDYSQDVEMMRLHAASLGLSYLPVKLMLGSDVAEKWGISEEERAKHDKLPNKKYEVVENPFAPGEKVLVAPVPKIDTAVIHAQMASPDGTVRIVGPEFHDIDIAIAAKHTIVTVEEIVSNEYIRREPTKNSIPGFCVDAIVHAPFGAHPAQCYDFYDYDPDFFKYYNVVSKGDDDFKGFMTEWVYDMEDHNAYLNKLGASRLLNLKVVPGYGYATDVLKKDDKEAK